Proteins from a genomic interval of Zingiber officinale cultivar Zhangliang chromosome 1B, Zo_v1.1, whole genome shotgun sequence:
- the LOC121981767 gene encoding myosin heavy chain, clone 203-like — protein MMEMGGDEQLLAAYPFYFGVSCAFVALDLVSRKRRELLDVNGGWGSRLAEMMLKGSAQLLGLLVERAQARGQAMEKKLKKAHLDLEAMKQRRTEDAKANEKVVAIFAGHEQQWIAERKSLRLQIHALANELQIANSNNNDAISILEKRIEEEEQTRMLKDDALEAEARKLKDLEEKLELADEVLDEMTERTKKAAQDHSAEVWKHKTAFVELVLSQRQMEAEMNRTLRQAEVAKHELEEALERKEEAFATVHKLSQRIVRMQKDSEQKDKIISAMLRKLKLDTAEKQMLVKEVKISKAKKKQAEMEIEKWRNMWESSRNKNSRNMHSVDIASLQNRRPELVPVGSFGQNSINLLPESEDRKEEPSTIAALKCHGHLSIDENGEAALAMEDYQQLQDWVRKETEKYATILEQKHYAEIEAFTEQLRQNDEKLAASQWQVRSMEFETKRLRSHIKDLDEEISYFRVENAKLEAMLLDKGHKIKQQFNLHVQNSQRNHSNRFPIPDTCHAIWSEVTISENKQKEKTEDSIAELIGNIHETMNKAVEMDAGNDTDRERKNVHAEINKGNGAEQPSPSNNSSWEYSDGCSETPSPEHHKNSGSSNSEDQVMNMPEVSNSHAADKDIEKKEMRLDLANLRATNSCKHDAGTAHKLPLTKTSLVNDTCLKMDIQALGVSYKIKRLKQQLIVLEKLAPSLAVMRITNKDAKTSSLDGSSDKEIDENKQQTNGLLLVQSLLNKQLKRYQSLEEKTDNLCSRMKESYGSGGGRDLQNGRTMEQSEMLGHFLEETFQLQRSIVATGQKLMEMQSRIDSTLNGATRFDESVGFNIKLFADIVRTLFREIQQGFEVRIARIIGDLEGTLACEGILHR, from the exons ATGATGGAAATGGGCGGGGATGAGCAGCTTCTGGCTGCGTATCCCTTCTACTTTGGGGTTTCCTGCGCTTTTGTTGCCCTGGATCTCGTATCGAGGAAGAGGAGAGAGCTTCTCGATGTCAATGGCGGATGGGGATCTCGGTTGGCGGAGATGATGCTTAAGGGGAGCGCCCAGTTGTTGGGTTTGCTGGTGGAGAGAGCCCAGGCGAGGGGGCAGGCCATGGAGAAGAAGTTAAAGAAGGCCCATTTGGATCTGGAAGCGATGAAGCAGCGGCGAACCGAGGACGCCAAGGCGAACGAGAAGGTCGTCGCTATCTTTGCTGGCCATGAACAACAATGGATCGCAGAGAGGAAGAGCCTCCGGCTCCAGATCCATGCCCTGGCCAATGAGCTCCAGATTGCGAATTCTAACAACAACGACGCCATTTCGATTTTGGAGAAGAGGattgaggaagaagagcaaacgaGGATGCTCAAAGACGATGCATTGGAAGCTGAGGCGAGGAAGCTTAAGGATTTGGAGGAGAAGCTGGAGTTGGCCGATGAGGTGCTCGATGAAATGACCGAAAGAACTAAAAAGGCGGCGCAGGACCACTCAGCCGAGGTTTGGAAGCACAAGACCGCGTTCGTGGAGCTAGTGTTGAGCCAGCGGCAAATGGAAGCCGAGATGAACCGCACTCTCCGGCAAGCAGAGGTGGCAAAGCACGAACTCGAGGAGGCTCTCGAGCGGAAGGAGGAAGCTTTCGCCACGGTCCATAAGCTTTCACAACGGATTGTGAGAATGCAGAAGGATTCCGAGCAAAAAGATAAGATTATTTCTGCAATGCTGAGGAAATTGAAGCTTGATACAGCTGAGAAGCAGATGCTCGTGAAGGAAGTTAAGATTTCAAAGGCAAAAAAGAAGCAAGCTGAAATGGAGATTGAGAAGTGGAGGAACATGTGGGAATCATCAAGGAACAAGAACTCCAGGAACATGCATTCTGTGGATATAGCATCGTTGCAGAACCGGAGGCCGGAACTGGTGCCAGTGGGTTCCTTTGGCCAAAACTCCATAAATCTACTTCCAGAATCCGAGGATAGGAAAGAAGAACCTTCCACAATAGCTGCATTAAAGTGCCACGGTCACCTCTCCATTGATGAGAATGGTGAAGCTG CATTGGCTATGGAGGACTACCAGCAATTGCAAGATTGGGTTCGCAAGGAAACAGAAAAGTATGCAACCATCCTTGAGCAGAAACATTACGCAGAGATTGAAGCATTCACAGAGCAGTTGAGGCAAAACGATGAGAAGTTGGCGGCTTCTCAATGGCAGGTCAGGAGCAtggagtttgaaacaaagaggcTTAGATCCCACATTAAAGACTTGGACGAGGAGATATCCTATTTCAGAGTAGAAAATGCTAAATTGGAGGCCATGTTGTTGGATAAGGGGCACAAAATCAAGCAGCAGTTCAATCTCCATGTTCAGAACTCACAAAGGAATCATTCAAATCGTTTTCCCATTCCTGATACTTGTCATGCTATTTGGTCAGAAGTAACGATCAGCGAAAACAAACAAAAAGAGAAAACAGAAGATTCAATTGCCGAGTTGATTGGTAATATTCACGAGACGATGAATAAGGCAGTGGAAATGGACGCTGGAAATGACACGGATCGGGAAAGAAAGAATGTACACGCAGAAATTAACAAAGGTAATGGAGCAGAGCAGCCATCACCAAGCAATAATAGTTCATGGGAGTATTCTGATGGATGCAGTGAAACGCCATCCCCAGAACATCATAAAAATTCAGGGAGTAGTAATTCTGAAGACCAAGTGATGAACATGCCAGAGGTGTCCAACTCCCATGCCGCAGACAAAGACattgaaaagaaagagatgagaTTGGACCTAGCTAATCTTCGAGCTACAAATAGTTGCAAACATGATGCTGGAACTGCCCATAAGTTGCCGTTAACCAAGACATCCCTTGTAAATGATACTTGTTTGAAGATGGATATCCAAGCACTTGGAGTCTCCTACAAGATCAAAAGGCTAAAACAGCAGTTGATTGTGCTTGAAAAGCTAGCTCCTTCACTGGCAGTGATGCGGATAACAAATAAGGATGCAAAAACAAGCAGTCTGGATGGGTCTAGCGACAAGGAGATCGATGAGAACAAGCAGCAGACCAATGGCCTATTGCTAGTGCAATCTTTACTAAACAAACAACTAAAGAGATACCAGTCTCTTGAAGAGAAGACTGATAACCTATGTAGCAGAATG AAAGAGAGCTACGGATCAGGAGGCGGTCGAGATTTGCAGAATGGCAGGACGATGGAACAAAGTGAAATGCTCGGGCACTTCCTTGAAGAAACATTTCAGCTGCAAAGGTCTATAGTGGCAACGGGCCAGAAGTTGATGGAAATGCAGTCAAGGATTGACTCTACACTTAATGGTGCTACTAGATTCGATGAGTCTGTAGGTTTCAATATTAAGCTGTTTGCAGACATTGTTCGGACTCTTTTTAGAGAGATACAGCAAGGATTTGAGGTGAGAATTGCTCGAATCATAGGAGATCTTGAAGGGACACTAGCTTGTGAAGGGATTCTCCATAGATGA